Proteins co-encoded in one Coregonus clupeaformis isolate EN_2021a chromosome 17, ASM2061545v1, whole genome shotgun sequence genomic window:
- the LOC121561834 gene encoding mediator of RNA polymerase II transcription subunit 18-like — MEAPPVSVLPITGGTINMMEYLLQGSILDQALESLLHRLRGLCDNMEPETFADHELVYLLKGQQGNPFLLRARRSLSHPTVPWHLRYLGQPEVGDKSRHALVRNCVDVAASHSLPDFLNEMGFRMDHEFVAKGHIFRRGVLKVVVSKLSRILVPGNTENTEPLSLSYLVELSVLAPAGQDTMSEDMRSFAEQLKPLVHLEKIDPKRHM; from the exons ATGGAGGCCCCACCAGTCTCAGTGCTGCCCATCACGGGGGGCACAATCAACATGATGGAGTACCTGCTGCAAG GCAGCATCTTGGACCAGGCCCTCGAAAGCCTATTGCACCGCCTCCGGGGCCTTTGTGACAACATGGAACCTGAGACGTTCGCCGACCATGAGCTGGTCTACCTCCTGAAGGGCCAGCAGGGCAACCCGTTTCTGCTACGTGCCCGCCGCTCCCTCTCCCACCCCACGGTGCCCTGGCACCTGCGCTACCTGGGCCAGCCGGAGGTGGGCGACAAGTCCCGCCACGCCCTGGTTCGCAACTGTGTGGATGTGGCTGCCTCGCACAGCCTGCCCGACTTCCTCAACGAGATGGGCTTCCGCATGGACCACGAGTTCGTAGCCAAGGGCCACATTTTCCGCAGAGGCGTGCTCAAAGTGGTGGTGAGTAAACTGTCACGCATCCTGGTCCCCGGGAATACAGAGAACACTGAGCCGCTGTCACTCTCCTACCTGGTGGAGCTCAGTGTGTTGGCCCCCGCGGGCCAGGATACCATGTCGGAGGACATGCGCAGCTTCGCTGAGCAGCTCAAGCCCCTGGTTCACCTGGAGAAGATTGACCCCAAGAGACACATGTAA